In Paenibacillus sp. J23TS9, a single genomic region encodes these proteins:
- a CDS encoding S-layer homology domain-containing protein → MKKRAGIAVLGAMLTMTLLQPQHIFAADTFKDTDQTNYKVQIEALKEKGFLHGVSDQEFKPQAELTNAQGIKLIVDSMQLSLASIDFNKAPEAEGLFSKISNEAWYAQAFINGHYNGLDIPADIDPQQPMTKEQFTYYLVQAIEKTGEYPLIKIFIQIHDEQDITPPYQGTIQRSLIYKLTSLDDQQNFNPKQVMKRDQAAGMVYEAVKFVENHQDPDVKTLNN, encoded by the coding sequence ATGAAAAAGAGAGCAGGAATTGCAGTATTAGGAGCAATGTTGACAATGACGCTGCTGCAGCCGCAGCACATATTTGCAGCTGATACATTCAAGGATACGGATCAAACAAATTATAAGGTACAGATTGAAGCTCTGAAGGAAAAGGGATTTTTGCATGGAGTGAGCGATCAGGAATTCAAACCTCAAGCGGAGTTGACTAATGCACAGGGAATCAAGCTTATTGTGGATTCCATGCAGCTTAGCCTCGCGAGTATAGATTTTAACAAAGCTCCCGAAGCAGAGGGCCTGTTCAGCAAGATCAGCAATGAGGCCTGGTATGCGCAAGCATTTATCAACGGGCATTATAACGGACTGGATATCCCGGCGGATATCGATCCGCAGCAACCGATGACCAAAGAGCAATTTACGTATTATTTGGTTCAGGCTATTGAAAAAACCGGTGAATATCCACTGATTAAAATATTCATACAAATCCATGATGAGCAGGATATCACGCCACCGTACCAAGGTACCATACAACGATCCCTGATTTACAAGCTTACGTCTTTGGATGATCAGCAGAATTTTAACCCTAAACAGGTGATGAAAAGGGATCAAGCAGCTGGAATGGTATATGAAGCTGTCAAATTTGTTGAGAATCACCAGGATCCGGATGTCAAAACTTTAAATAATTAA
- a CDS encoding methylated-DNA--[protein]-cysteine S-methyltransferase: MKTNQSRTIYWSLLQYTDWSMHIAASAEGLCYVGSANKPYEEMSEWIRKHYQSSALERNDVIMEPYADELKAYMEGGLVRFSIPFDLVGTPFQRSVWDALCLIPYGETRSYSEIANHIGKPSSVRAVGTAIGANPVLISVPCHRVIGKNGALTGYRGGMEMKTRLLALEKKAEGAHEVVQHG; this comes from the coding sequence GTGAAAACCAATCAAAGCCGCACGATATATTGGTCATTGCTTCAGTATACTGACTGGAGTATGCATATTGCTGCTTCAGCAGAAGGCCTTTGTTATGTTGGCTCGGCCAATAAGCCTTATGAGGAAATGTCAGAGTGGATCCGAAAGCACTATCAGTCAAGTGCCCTTGAACGTAATGACGTAATCATGGAACCATATGCCGATGAGCTGAAAGCGTATATGGAAGGAGGACTTGTTCGTTTTTCCATTCCATTCGACTTGGTAGGCACTCCGTTCCAGCGATCAGTATGGGATGCGCTGTGTTTAATTCCATATGGTGAAACACGCTCATATTCAGAGATAGCCAATCACATTGGAAAACCGTCTTCTGTTCGAGCAGTGGGTACTGCGATCGGAGCAAATCCGGTATTGATCTCTGTCCCATGTCACCGGGTCATCGGGAAAAACGGGGCGCTCACCGGGTACAGGGGAGGGATGGAGATGAAGACACGTCTCCTCGCATTGGAAAAAAAGGCAGAAGGCGCCCATGAGGTAGTGCAACATGGATAA
- a CDS encoding radical SAM protein, producing the protein MVYTLEYKNPKSMLNKGTGFLSGYSHSLNPYTGCSFGCSYCYVRQMPVSVFRQQSWGTWVDVKQNAADVFRKELYRAKSKGPVTIFMSSSTDPYQPAEANEGITRSLLEVMTSNPPDFLLVQTRSPLVKRDIDLLLQLGDRVRVSMTVETDLENIRKHFTPGTPSIEARLRTLKLLREAGVPVQATIAPVLPSSEAFPSKLLPIVDRVCIDDYFMGDGSGGKRTRSLGMMPKYQAIGLEEWYHPQAYQRVYERMIKVFPAEHVWISQKGFEP; encoded by the coding sequence ATGGTATACACGCTTGAGTACAAAAACCCCAAATCTATGCTGAATAAAGGCACGGGTTTCCTGTCCGGTTACAGTCATTCCTTGAATCCATATACAGGCTGCTCATTTGGCTGCTCTTATTGTTATGTACGGCAGATGCCGGTTTCTGTCTTTCGTCAGCAGTCCTGGGGAACGTGGGTAGATGTTAAACAGAATGCTGCTGATGTGTTTCGCAAAGAGCTCTATCGGGCAAAGAGCAAAGGACCAGTTACGATCTTTATGTCCTCAAGCACAGATCCATATCAGCCGGCTGAGGCAAATGAAGGCATTACACGTTCCTTGCTCGAAGTCATGACAAGCAACCCTCCAGATTTTTTGCTGGTACAGACGAGAAGTCCACTCGTCAAACGAGACATTGATCTGCTCCTTCAGCTGGGTGACCGGGTGCGGGTTAGTATGACGGTGGAGACGGATCTCGAAAATATACGCAAACATTTTACGCCGGGTACGCCTTCCATTGAAGCCAGGCTCAGAACGCTGAAGCTGTTGAGGGAGGCTGGTGTTCCTGTACAAGCGACCATCGCGCCTGTACTCCCAAGCAGTGAGGCATTTCCGTCCAAGCTGCTTCCAATCGTTGACCGTGTTTGCATTGATGATTATTTCATGGGCGATGGAAGTGGGGGGAAACGGACGCGAAGCTTGGGAATGATGCCGAAATATCAAGCGATCGGGTTAGAGGAGTGGTATCACCCGCAGGCCTATCAGAGAGTCTATGAGCGGATGATAAAGGTGTTTCCGGCTGAGCATGTTTGGATCAGTCAAAAGGGTTTTGAACCTTGA
- a CDS encoding DNA alkylation repair protein — MELIVREKLWELADAEYQKFSAALIPNISNVLGVRLPILRKLAKQMVQEDWRTYLKEVDGEYFEEIMLQGMLIEYAKIDVEEKLQHTALFVPKIDNWSVCDSFCTGLKFAKTNQETVWDFLQPYLKSEMEYEIRFGIVMLLNYFIDEIYIDRVFQVLDTIRHDGYYVKMAVAWALSICYVKLPTPTMAYLKRCSIDHFTYNKSLQKITESLRVDPETKNLIRSMKRK, encoded by the coding sequence GTGGAATTAATCGTACGGGAGAAATTATGGGAACTGGCAGATGCTGAGTATCAAAAGTTTTCGGCTGCATTAATTCCGAATATTTCTAATGTACTCGGTGTCAGGCTGCCAATACTGCGCAAGCTCGCCAAGCAAATGGTACAAGAAGACTGGCGGACCTATCTGAAGGAAGTAGATGGCGAATATTTTGAAGAGATCATGCTTCAGGGCATGTTAATTGAATATGCGAAAATAGATGTGGAAGAAAAGCTGCAACACACGGCCTTGTTTGTTCCGAAAATCGATAATTGGTCGGTATGCGACAGCTTTTGTACGGGTCTTAAATTCGCGAAAACCAATCAGGAGACCGTATGGGATTTTCTCCAGCCTTACTTGAAGTCAGAGATGGAGTACGAGATTCGATTCGGCATTGTGATGCTTCTGAATTATTTTATTGATGAGATCTACATCGACCGGGTATTTCAAGTATTGGACACAATACGTCATGATGGATATTATGTCAAAATGGCTGTGGCCTGGGCATTATCCATATGTTATGTGAAGCTGCCGACGCCAACAATGGCGTACTTAAAGCGCTGTTCCATTGATCATTTCACTTATAACAAGTCACTGCAAAAAATCACAGAGTCACTCCGGGTCGATCCGGAAACCAAAAATCTGATTCGGAGCATGAAGCGGAAGTAG
- a CDS encoding 2OG-Fe(II) oxygenase: protein MDKELSKRMAALDWTLLQRNLDEQGFATFPPILDPDQCSNIMASYGEESLYRKTIDMKRYRFGAGEYKYFQSPLPDILQQLREGFYPELALTANRWLGQLGKESRYPASLQEFLQECHEAGQERSTPLILKYEAGGYNCLHQDLYGEIFFPFQVLLTLTQEEIDYEGGEFLLVEQRPRAQSRGHVIRLERGAGVIFPTQFRPVQGTRGYYRATLRHGVGTVTAGKRYSLGIIFHDAT, encoded by the coding sequence ATGGATAAAGAATTATCTAAACGGATGGCTGCGCTGGATTGGACGCTGCTTCAGCGGAATTTGGATGAACAGGGATTCGCTACCTTTCCACCAATATTGGATCCGGATCAATGTTCCAATATCATGGCCTCGTATGGGGAAGAGTCTTTGTACCGAAAGACCATAGATATGAAGAGATACCGATTTGGTGCCGGTGAATACAAATATTTTCAGTCACCGCTTCCTGACATTCTTCAGCAGCTTCGTGAAGGTTTTTATCCCGAGCTGGCGTTGACAGCTAACCGCTGGCTCGGGCAGCTTGGCAAGGAAAGCCGTTACCCAGCCTCTCTGCAAGAGTTTCTACAGGAATGTCATGAAGCGGGACAAGAGCGATCAACTCCATTGATTCTTAAATATGAAGCCGGAGGGTATAACTGTCTCCATCAGGATTTGTATGGCGAAATTTTCTTCCCCTTTCAGGTATTGCTGACCTTAACCCAAGAGGAGATAGATTATGAGGGCGGAGAATTTTTGCTTGTGGAACAGCGTCCAAGAGCGCAAAGCAGGGGACATGTGATCCGACTTGAACGCGGTGCAGGTGTCATTTTTCCTACCCAGTTTCGCCCGGTACAGGGAACCAGAGGATATTACCGGGCAACATTACGTCATGGGGTGGGTACGGTTACCGCAGGCAAGAGGTACAGCTTGGGAATCATTTTTCATGATGCCACATAA
- a CDS encoding cysteine hydrolase family protein: MNNNTAFLVIDVQAGMFPEADPVYQGELLLEKIQSLIHQARACNVPVLYVQHNEGPGEQLESGTAAWEIHPAIAPESGETIIQKYKPDSFHETDLQEVLGQRGIKSLIIAGIQTDMCVEATTKRASELGYEVTVVQDAHSTWSQGGLSAEDIIEQYNEQFHSYATLAAASDIMFRPVLND, translated from the coding sequence ATGAATAATAATACTGCGTTTCTCGTTATTGACGTACAGGCGGGCATGTTTCCGGAAGCAGATCCGGTATATCAAGGCGAGCTTCTATTAGAGAAGATCCAATCTTTAATACATCAAGCACGAGCCTGCAATGTCCCGGTGCTTTATGTACAGCACAATGAAGGGCCTGGCGAACAACTGGAATCGGGTACGGCTGCTTGGGAGATTCATCCTGCGATAGCACCGGAAAGCGGTGAGACCATTATTCAGAAGTACAAGCCGGATTCCTTTCATGAAACGGATTTGCAGGAAGTATTGGGGCAAAGAGGGATCAAGAGCCTTATCATTGCAGGCATTCAAACGGATATGTGTGTAGAAGCCACCACCAAGCGTGCAAGCGAGTTAGGGTACGAGGTAACCGTTGTCCAGGATGCTCATAGCACCTGGAGTCAGGGCGGATTAAGCGCTGAGGACATCATTGAACAATATAATGAACAATTTCATTCATATGCCACACTTGCGGCTGCATCTGATATTATGTTCCGTCCAGTGTTGAATGATTAA
- a CDS encoding GerAB/ArcD/ProY family transporter, which translates to MKEKLNVFHITLLIYMTEMNITLFNLPRLVAENIGTNGWAGYLFLSLIATFNIFLYRMVYKMGNGASLFQILETAIPKAALYPFYLALSLFWIVTASFIGKNYFLIFQMLSFQTTNPMFIFLLFCLMVFCLLIKNIYNISKANTVFFIMTIWTLLLSFYHYRDWKIVRFTTFWFQDAAQGHSFHNWTEVYTTFVGFELCIFLFPYVNKKSKLFKGVFLGHWLITLALLIVLITSFGFFSFDQIQSLLYPVIDLLDFIEIPFINRIENLVFVMFMLGNLITTVMFCFAALSTLRQVFPRMKPNRIEFGIVLLVFIIGYFPKYLAQSELLLRKVLFIEIGLAISIPILLILVLQYLKLKGKKPKNEG; encoded by the coding sequence TTGAAAGAAAAATTAAATGTATTCCACATCACATTACTCATCTACATGACGGAAATGAATATCACCTTATTTAACCTCCCCCGTCTTGTAGCTGAAAACATTGGTACCAACGGTTGGGCAGGGTATTTATTTCTGTCACTTATAGCGACATTCAATATTTTTTTATACAGAATGGTCTACAAAATGGGCAATGGGGCATCTCTCTTTCAAATTTTGGAGACTGCCATTCCTAAAGCCGCTTTGTATCCATTCTATCTTGCGTTGTCACTTTTTTGGATCGTGACTGCATCTTTTATCGGGAAAAATTATTTCCTGATCTTTCAGATGCTTTCGTTTCAAACGACAAATCCGATGTTTATATTCCTGCTGTTCTGCTTGATGGTATTTTGTTTACTCATCAAAAATATCTACAATATCAGCAAAGCAAATACGGTGTTCTTTATCATGACGATATGGACGCTGCTCCTGTCCTTCTATCATTACAGGGATTGGAAAATTGTCCGTTTTACAACCTTTTGGTTTCAGGATGCGGCACAGGGACATTCATTCCACAACTGGACGGAAGTGTATACAACCTTCGTAGGCTTTGAACTCTGTATATTCCTCTTTCCCTATGTGAATAAAAAGAGCAAGCTGTTCAAAGGAGTTTTTCTGGGGCACTGGTTGATCACATTAGCTCTGTTGATCGTACTTATTACGTCTTTCGGTTTTTTCAGCTTTGACCAAATACAGTCTCTACTTTATCCTGTCATTGATCTCCTTGATTTTATTGAAATACCTTTCATCAACCGGATTGAAAATCTGGTTTTCGTTATGTTTATGTTAGGGAATCTGATTACGACCGTGATGTTCTGTTTTGCTGCCCTTTCCACGCTCAGACAAGTATTTCCACGGATGAAGCCTAACCGGATTGAATTTGGTATAGTTTTACTCGTGTTCATTATTGGTTACTTCCCCAAATATCTTGCCCAATCGGAGCTGCTGCTGCGAAAGGTCCTATTTATCGAAATTGGTTTGGCCATTTCGATTCCGATCCTGCTGATTTTGGTGCTTCAATATCTCAAGCTGAAAGGAAAGAAACCCAAAAATGAAGGTTAA
- a CDS encoding DNA-3-methyladenine glycosylase, giving the protein MTIESSYFKYGEAEMDYLKQADAVLGAAITRMGKVERTIMPDLFTALIYAVVGQLISVKSAQSAWDKMHGLLGGITPHVISVHTPESIQTCGLTMKKAVCIHQIACRIVNHEVNLDGMIHLTDEEVISELTAFEGIGRWTAEMLLIHALERPDIVSWGDIAIRRGMMKLYGLNTINKKQFDQYRLRYTPHGSIASFYLWKISYE; this is encoded by the coding sequence ATGACAATTGAGAGTTCCTACTTTAAATATGGCGAAGCGGAAATGGATTACCTGAAACAAGCTGATGCGGTGCTTGGCGCTGCCATAACTCGAATGGGGAAGGTTGAACGGACCATCATGCCGGATCTGTTCACTGCATTAATCTATGCGGTTGTCGGACAGCTCATATCCGTAAAGTCCGCGCAATCGGCTTGGGACAAGATGCATGGACTTCTTGGCGGGATAACACCGCATGTAATATCAGTCCATACTCCGGAAAGTATTCAAACATGTGGACTCACGATGAAAAAGGCTGTATGCATTCATCAAATTGCATGCCGTATCGTAAATCATGAGGTGAATTTGGATGGAATGATCCATTTGACTGATGAAGAGGTTATCTCTGAATTGACAGCATTTGAAGGAATCGGCCGATGGACAGCCGAAATGCTGCTGATTCATGCACTGGAACGGCCGGATATCGTTAGTTGGGGTGATATTGCGATCCGGAGGGGGATGATGAAGCTGTACGGTCTTAACACGATTAATAAGAAGCAATTTGACCAGTATCGTCTTCGTTATACGCCTCATGGATCAATCGCGTCTTTTTATTTATGGAAGATTTCTTATGAGTAA
- a CDS encoding DinB family protein has product MSFRPASDEYNTYFERYISMVPEGDIADILDQSLHYTSELFSEITDEQGNYRYAPGKWSLKEVLGHISDNERIMSYRLLRIARGDQTPLSGYDQDDLMNGAAFDACRLSDLLEEYKLVRRSTLALLRGLPTEAWSRMGIVDGHESSARAWAYIIAGHELHHLRVIRDNYQV; this is encoded by the coding sequence ATGTCATTCAGGCCTGCAAGCGATGAGTATAATACTTATTTTGAAAGATATATCAGTATGGTTCCAGAGGGAGACATTGCGGATATTCTGGATCAATCCCTTCATTATACAAGCGAACTCTTTTCAGAGATAACGGATGAACAGGGGAATTACCGCTATGCACCTGGGAAATGGAGCCTTAAGGAAGTGCTGGGTCATATTTCAGACAATGAACGGATTATGAGCTATCGTCTGCTTCGGATTGCCAGAGGGGACCAAACTCCATTGTCCGGTTATGATCAGGATGATCTGATGAATGGAGCGGCATTTGATGCTTGTCGTCTTTCGGATCTGCTGGAAGAGTACAAGCTTGTTCGCCGATCGACACTTGCCTTGCTTCGGGGACTGCCTACAGAAGCTTGGTCAAGAATGGGTATTGTTGACGGCCATGAGTCTTCCGCAAGAGCTTGGGCATATATCATCGCTGGACATGAGCTTCATCATTTGAGAGTGATTCGGGATAACTATCAGGTTTAA
- a CDS encoding methyl-accepting chemotaxis protein — MKWLMRIQTKLALRIAIVVMVIILLLSAGYIQLQIRNTKTAANDAITSYGIRIAESYTKLLNTATLEQFLSQPKENDHYWAIREELNQFRTGIGALYVYIVRIDDKQQPLIMIDGQPKDSDMASPINEVTDIPAEAIQDLMNGQSASSKLIDNPQYGKYISSYAPIKRTDGSIIGVLGIDTQADVTDSISASMIQKSIPFYILMIIFTLAAITLIFWLLIRAIRPLKWIAAGAENVATGEFAAANSLLLSHPVKSKDEVGSMYRAMVTMSSSLNAIVGGIVSDIAGMSEQLVASSDRFAYEAKELLDMNTRVSETAHHVAGGARTQRINSEEGARSMEEISDTLQRISEASVSVSNASVRALENADLGRDKIGLMNRQIMSISSATKETVRRVAILQKYSLQIEGALTAISGVANQTKLLALNASIEAAHAGEHGTGFAVVASEVRKLAEEAAYSTQEIASLLRNIQNETVLISEAMERGSLEVITGTGLSEEANASFSDVVHLFSVVNEQIHDISVSTEQMTARSEEVSATVIEMAGIASSTSEQISHIGHLTGKQLDIVRYFTDSAGELSEMTHRLRASIKQIRI, encoded by the coding sequence ATGAAGTGGTTAATGCGAATTCAAACAAAACTGGCATTACGGATTGCTATCGTGGTTATGGTAATCATACTTTTATTGTCAGCAGGCTACATCCAGCTGCAAATCAGAAATACAAAAACTGCGGCGAATGATGCGATTACAAGCTATGGCATCCGGATTGCCGAAAGTTATACCAAACTTCTGAATACAGCCACGCTGGAACAATTTTTAAGTCAACCGAAAGAAAATGATCATTATTGGGCGATCCGGGAAGAATTGAACCAGTTCCGTACAGGTATTGGAGCCCTTTATGTATACATTGTAAGGATTGACGACAAACAGCAACCTCTGATTATGATCGATGGACAGCCCAAGGATTCTGACATGGCTTCACCCATCAATGAAGTAACAGATATTCCTGCTGAAGCTATTCAGGATCTGATGAATGGGCAATCAGCAAGCTCTAAGCTTATTGATAATCCACAGTATGGTAAATACATATCCTCCTATGCTCCAATAAAACGAACCGATGGCTCCATCATTGGCGTGTTGGGCATTGATACACAGGCCGATGTAACGGACAGCATCTCAGCAAGCATGATACAGAAGAGCATTCCTTTTTACATCCTGATGATCATCTTCACTTTAGCTGCGATTACACTTATTTTTTGGCTGCTAATCCGCGCGATCCGTCCGCTGAAGTGGATTGCTGCAGGCGCTGAAAATGTTGCAACTGGTGAGTTCGCTGCTGCAAACAGCCTTCTTTTATCGCATCCCGTCAAATCCAAGGATGAGGTTGGATCAATGTACCGTGCCATGGTAACCATGTCCAGTAGTTTGAATGCCATCGTCGGCGGAATTGTCTCGGACATTGCCGGTATGTCCGAACAGCTTGTCGCTTCGTCCGATCGTTTTGCCTATGAAGCAAAAGAGCTGCTTGATATGAATACCCGTGTAAGTGAGACAGCACATCATGTGGCCGGCGGTGCGAGAACACAACGCATCAATTCCGAAGAAGGAGCACGTTCAATGGAAGAGATTTCAGATACGCTTCAGCGTATTTCTGAAGCTTCCGTAAGCGTATCGAATGCATCCGTCAGAGCACTTGAGAATGCAGATCTCGGCAGAGACAAAATTGGACTTATGAACCGTCAGATCATGTCCATATCATCTGCGACCAAAGAAACGGTCAGAAGAGTAGCTATACTGCAGAAGTATTCCTTGCAGATCGAAGGAGCCCTTACCGCAATCTCGGGTGTCGCCAACCAAACAAAGCTCCTTGCGCTTAATGCTTCGATTGAAGCCGCACATGCCGGTGAACACGGCACAGGTTTTGCTGTAGTTGCAAGCGAAGTCAGAAAACTGGCGGAAGAAGCTGCATATTCAACGCAAGAAATTGCATCCCTCCTGCGAAATATCCAGAATGAAACGGTGTTGATTAGTGAGGCGATGGAGAGGGGTTCACTTGAAGTCATCACAGGTACAGGTTTATCAGAAGAAGCAAATGCTTCATTTTCTGATGTAGTTCACTTGTTTAGCGTTGTGAACGAACAAATTCACGATATCTCGGTTTCCACTGAGCAAATGACTGCGAGATCTGAGGAAGTCTCTGCTACTGTCATTGAGATGGCTGGAATAGCAAGCAGCACTTCCGAGCAAATATCCCATATTGGCCATCTAACCGGCAAACAGCTTGATATTGTTCGGTATTTCACGGATTCCGCGGGGGAACTGAGTGAGATGACTCACCGATTACGAGCATCCATTAAACAAATCAGAATATAA
- a CDS encoding bifunctional transcriptional activator/DNA repair enzyme AdaA, translating into MKETYGAEHLTDEKWQAIAENDESYDFKFFYAVKSTGIFCRPSCKSKLPNRGNVRIFQNAEQAIREEFRPCKRCKPTGERLPDREWVAIMTEYMDKNFAEVLTLEVLADVCHGSPYHLHRTFKKIMSMTPTEYLQNIRIGKAQEYLSTSSLSVAEIATRVGFPHTSYFIALFKKKTGLTPAEYRKQEI; encoded by the coding sequence ATGAAGGAGACTTATGGGGCTGAACATTTGACAGATGAGAAGTGGCAGGCGATAGCAGAAAATGATGAATCTTATGATTTCAAATTTTTTTACGCAGTCAAATCTACCGGGATATTTTGCAGACCATCCTGCAAATCTAAATTGCCAAATCGCGGGAATGTACGAATATTTCAAAACGCAGAGCAGGCGATAAGAGAGGAATTCCGACCGTGTAAACGTTGCAAACCAACCGGCGAACGGCTGCCGGATAGAGAGTGGGTTGCGATCATGACGGAATATATGGATAAAAACTTCGCTGAAGTACTAACACTTGAAGTTCTGGCTGATGTCTGTCACGGCAGTCCATATCATTTACACAGAACCTTCAAAAAGATCATGAGTATGACACCAACTGAATATTTACAGAACATTCGGATCGGTAAGGCCCAAGAGTATTTGTCGACTTCCAGCCTGTCTGTTGCAGAGATTGCCACGAGGGTTGGTTTTCCTCATACATCTTACTTTATCGCGCTATTTAAGAAGAAAACCGGCCTTACACCAGCAGAATACAGGAAGCAAGAAATTTGA
- a CDS encoding spore germination protein gives MGFIQNIKEFMFTQDHEEEKTTVKPEEEKREPSLDHTLQEFKECMDLVQRTYPECKMNIVYLNFLTGIDELTQEIVRPFSSASEEEAKQILMRSQYVEVDDAKDCIKGILEGRAAIFFMQKTFLVDISNPVGRTIAQSETETVISGPHDGFVENISQNLGVLRKRIKSSHLKTVKIQVGEIAKTDVVLVYIDQIANQEFVEMVKKRIEDIEYDAVMDSNMLVQLIDENPNSIFPQFMTTERPDAIASKLIGGRIVGFVDGSPSAFSCPTNFFDFFSSPDDYYQRWLLGTSLRILRFIGFLITIGFTAFYVSVTTYHYEMIPHTMLLNLTESRAKVPFPPLLEALLMETTIELLREAGARLPTKVGQTIGIVGGIVIGQAAVQAGFTSNILIIAVATSAIASFVIPSYIMSASIRLIRFGLIIMAGILGNLGLIMGIGLVVIHLAGVTNLGTSYLTPLAPMNFTDMLDTYIRGPFWGLKTRPSIVKTKNKTTNKMRK, from the coding sequence ATGGGATTTATTCAAAACATAAAAGAATTTATGTTCACGCAAGATCACGAAGAAGAGAAAACGACAGTTAAGCCAGAAGAAGAAAAAAGAGAGCCTTCATTAGATCATACTCTACAAGAGTTTAAGGAATGTATGGATTTGGTGCAGCGCACCTACCCGGAATGCAAGATGAATATCGTCTACCTCAACTTTCTGACGGGTATTGACGAGTTAACACAGGAAATTGTACGTCCTTTCTCCAGTGCTTCTGAGGAAGAAGCCAAACAAATCTTGATGCGTTCTCAGTATGTAGAAGTGGACGATGCAAAGGATTGCATCAAAGGGATCCTGGAAGGCAGAGCAGCCATTTTCTTTATGCAAAAAACATTCCTTGTAGACATATCCAACCCTGTTGGCAGGACTATTGCCCAATCCGAAACGGAAACGGTCATCTCGGGTCCGCATGATGGCTTCGTGGAGAATATTTCCCAAAACTTAGGTGTACTCCGTAAAAGAATCAAAAGCTCCCATTTGAAAACCGTCAAGATTCAAGTCGGCGAAATTGCCAAAACGGATGTTGTTTTAGTCTATATTGATCAAATCGCCAACCAGGAATTTGTGGAGATGGTGAAGAAGCGGATTGAAGACATCGAATATGACGCTGTGATGGACTCCAATATGCTTGTCCAGCTGATCGACGAGAATCCCAACTCTATTTTCCCTCAGTTTATGACGACCGAACGGCCTGACGCTATTGCGTCAAAGCTTATCGGAGGAAGAATTGTAGGATTTGTGGATGGCAGTCCGTCGGCGTTCAGCTGCCCTACCAATTTCTTTGATTTCTTCTCATCTCCGGATGATTACTACCAACGCTGGCTGCTTGGGACATCCCTTAGAATTTTGCGGTTCATCGGATTTTTGATCACCATTGGCTTTACCGCCTTCTACGTTTCGGTGACCACCTATCATTATGAGATGATTCCGCATACCATGCTTTTGAATTTAACCGAATCCCGTGCGAAGGTTCCCTTCCCACCTCTGCTGGAAGCACTGCTTATGGAAACCACAATCGAGCTGCTGCGTGAAGCAGGTGCGAGACTTCCGACAAAGGTAGGGCAAACGATTGGCATCGTAGGCGGTATCGTGATTGGACAAGCGGCCGTACAGGCAGGATTTACAAGTAATATTCTGATTATCGCCGTAGCGACCTCAGCGATCGCATCTTTCGTTATTCCAAGCTACATCATGAGTGCATCGATCCGGTTAATCCGGTTTGGGCTGATTATCATGGCAGGTATTTTAGGAAACCTGGGACTCATTATGGGAATTGGGCTTGTGGTAATTCACTTGGCAGGAGTAACCAATCTGGGAACCTCCTATTTAACACCTCTGGCTCCAATGAATTTCACAGACATGCTGGATACCTATATCAGAGGACCATTCTGGGGTTTAAAAACAAGGCCATCGATCGTCAAAACCAAAAATAAGACGACGAATAAAATGCGGAAATAA